The stretch of DNA TCAATGCTGGTGGCTTAGCCCGTATGGGTTTAGGAAGTATGAATGAAGAATCAAAAACACAAGTGCTTTTTTCAAGTACACAATACTTGAGTGGTAGCGGTGTTTCTCTGAGTGCTTTTGGTTTTGGACAGCGCATGGGTGAATCAGGTGTTTTGGGGCTCAATGTGGTATCTATGGGCTTTGGAGAACAGGATGTTACGACCATTTCTGCACCCGAAGGTGGCACAGGTGCTACGTTTGAGATTCAATTGGTGAACTTGGGGGTTTCTTATGCTCGCTCTTTCTCCAATAGTATTCACGTAGGTTTTGTGGGTAGAATGATTAGCGAATCTATTTTTGATGTAACCGCTAGTGGTATTGCCTTTGATATGGGGATTCAGTACGTCACAGGGCCTCAAGACAATGTTCACTTTGGCGTATCTTTGCGAAATATTGGAACTCCATTGCAGTTTAAAGGAGATGGGTTGTCTGTAAAATTACCCGTTAATGGTGGTTACAACATTACGGTGAACAATCAAGCAGACCGTTTTGAATTGCCTTCTGTATTGAACATTGGCGTTGGCTATGATATGCACTTAGATTCTGCTGATAGGCATGTATTGAGTTTTGTAGGAAACTTTACCTCAAATGCTTTCAACAAGGATTATTTAGGTGCTGGTATCAGTTATACTTACAACAAAAGATTCTCGGTAAGAGCAGCTTATCGCTATGAGGATGGAATAGATGGCGATTTAGACTTTACCCAGCGTACTTCCGAATTTACAGGATTGAGCGCAGGAGTAAGCGTAGAAGTACCCATCAAAGAAGGTGGATCTTCTATTGGCTTTGACTATGCTTATAGAGGAACAGCTTCTTACAACAACAATCACACGATTGGAGTACGACTCAACCTTTAATGAAGTTCAAAAAACTGCTCATTTCTATAAGAATTGATAGAATATGTGCTGTTTTGGGAATTGATTATGGATGAGAGTTGGAATAAAAGCTTTTTTTAATTCCAACTATATTTGTTAATTTTGCGTTATAGAGTAGAGAAACGTTTCTGAATTCCAGAAACGTTTCTTTTTTTATGTTAACTTATCAAAAATCTGTTCGAAAATGGCAGTTAAATATTATTCGCCAGAAGGCTTAGAGAGACTCAAGAAGGAACTGCATCACATGAAAACCAAAGGTCGGGCTGCTATGTCCAAACAACTTGCGGAGGCTCGTGAAAAGGGTGATTTGTCGGAAAATGCAGAATACGATGCGGCAAAAGAAGCACAAGGACTACTAGAAATGAAGATTGCAAAATTGGAGGAGGAACTTGGCAATGCTCGTTTGTTGGACCCCAGTAGAATGGATACTTCTAAGGTGATGATTCTTTCGAAGGTAAAAGTGAAAAACCTAAAATTCAATAAAATCTTTGACTACCAAATCGTTTCTCAAAGTGAAGCAAACTTAAAAGAAGGTAAAATTTCGTTTAGCTCTCCTATTGCCACAGGCTTATTGGGGCATAAGGTGGGGGATAAAGTGGATATCAGTGTGCCTGCGGGTTCTATTAGTTTTGAGATTTTAGAAATTACGATGTAGAAACACTATGGACGCAAGACCAGAAATTTCAACTAACGAATAGCCAACAATTTAAGTCCATAATTTAGACTTTTGAAGTTTTGTTTTGAAAATGCATCTATCACATTGGAGGATAACCAGCCTTTTTCAAAAAGTAAACTTCAAAAGTCTTCACTTCAAATACGGAACTTAATTTTTTACCATTCTTCAATTGTTTACAGAACTATGTCCAGTATTTTCTCAAAAATTATTGCAGGGGAGATTCCTTGCTACAAAATTGCAGAAGACGAGCATCATTTTGCCTTTTTAGACATCTTTCCTGTTACCAAAGGGCATACCTTGGTCGTACCCAAAAAAGAAATTGACTACTTTTTTGATATACAAGACGATGCCATGAGTGCCTTGATGGTGTTTGCCAAAAAAGTGGCAGCAGCTGTTGAAAAAACCATTTCTTGTGAGCGCATTGGTATGACCGTGTTGGGTTTGGAAGTACCTCATGCCCATATTCATTTGGTGCCATTGGACGAAAAAGGAGTCATCAACTTTGGTAAAAAATTGAAGTTGAAGAAAGAAGAATTTGAAGAAATTGCAGAGGCTATCAAAGGGAATTTTTGACGAATTTTCTGGTTTATTTTTTTTGGATAAATGGTGAATAGCCCTTCAAAAATTGACTTCAAACTCACCCCATGCACCACTTCAACCAATATCCCAAGCCAATCCCCAAATAATTTCCAATCGCATAACCCACCAATCCTGTTGCCATTCCCGAAAAAACGAGGCTTTTGTTGTTGATAACACTGGCAATTTGGCCGACAAAAACAGGCCCGTAAATCGCTGCTGTTGAAGTAATCATGACTGTATCTCGGTCAATGCGAAATAACAAAGCCAATCCATAATGCAGCAATATGGCTAAGCCCATCACAGAGGCAGTAAACAGCAAAACCGTTCCACCTTCTTCGATTAATTTGGAGAAATCTGCCAACATTCCAATTGCCACGCAGAAAATCAGGAGCAGGTATTCCCCAATTTCAAAACTGCCTTTGATGCACCGAACAACAGGTAAAAGGGAAGCCGATACGCTGAAGGTTGTCAGTAATAAGATAATCAACACAATATTCTCCAATTCTCCACTGACCCAATACGTGGTGCCAACAGAGGCTGCAATGATGAGTGAGGTCAAACCAAAGCATTGAAGGAAAGATAAAAGAGTAGGTATTTGAGAATGAGGCTGATTGTTGGGTTGTATGGGAGTGTTTTCGGAAGATGTATTTTTTGGAAGTTGAAATTTGGGAAAGAATCGGGCGAGTAGGGTAGGAGCGAAGGAGCTTAGAAATAGAATATAAACTGCCCCACAAACGGTATCAGCAGCATTTAGCAATACAAAGGTAGATTCTTCTGCCTTCAATGCCAATCCAATAGCATTGAGGTTGGGCGTACCTCCCGTGTAAACTCCGACCAACATAGCCGATAATTGCCACGTATCTTTTACAAAATCATGAAATACAAAAGCCATCAAAGCCGAACTGATAGTACCTGCAATAACGCACAGTCCAAAAGAAAGCACTGTATTTCGTGCGTGTTTGAACCAAGCAATCAAATCGGTAGCGTATAAAAGCATTGGAATGGCCAATAGAACTGCTACTTGGCTGATTATGGTAGCTATTTGTGTGTCAATCGAAAAAAGGTGAATATTGACCAAAATAATGCCCAATGCATAAGACCAAACGACAGGGCTTAACCACTTGATGGTCGGAAACAATCGAAACAAGCGAATACCAATGTAAGGCCCTAAAAAGATGGTAAATAGTTGGACAATGACTGCCATTTGTAGAAATTAGACGGTGTTTGTTTGTATATTAGGTTACAATCTTCATAAAATCCGATTTTGATAACTGCTTCAATATACTACAAAAACAAGAAAAACGCAATTAATAAATTTTTCCGAAAACCTAAATTCTTGTTTCGATATTCCGTTTAACTGTTGCCAAAATTAAAAATTGTACCGACTTCTTCGGAACATTTCTAAAACTTGGCAGCGTTTGAGTGAACTCACTCCACCACCAGTTTCCCTCCCTTGAAAACACGCCACCATTCGTCAAACTATCCGTTCAACTGTTGGCAACGGTTGGAAACCGTTGCCAAAGTTTCACTCCACCACCAGTTTCCCTCCCTTCAAAAACGCCCCGCCACAAGTCAACCGATACAAATACATCCCCTCCACAAAATCCCCCAAATCCAAATCCACCTGCGAATATCTAATACCTAATATCCAATTCCCCACCTCTTTCCCCTGCAAATCATACAATTGCAGCAATCCTTCCTTAGGTAAATCGTACTCCAAAAACACCTGTCCACTGCTTGTAGGATTCGGATACATTTTGAAGGAAAAAGCAGGCAATCCGTCCACTCCTTCAATGCCTACAATTTCTTCTCCTGTCACCACTTTGATGTCAAATCGAGAAGTATCGGAACAAACGATGGCGGTCAAAGTCACAATGCGAGATTCGCCTTTCTCCGCAAAAGTATGACTCGGATGCAATTCCTCCGAAGTCGCACCATCGCCAAAATCCCACAAAAAATGTCCGCCGTCTATGCTGTCGGGATAGACGTATTCGCTGTGATTCGTGAAGTGATAGGTGAGAGGGTTTTCGGGGTCTTGTTCGGCGGAGAAGGAAGTGAGGGGTTCGGTGAGGAGACCCATGCAGTTGGTTTTGACGAGATAGACGTTGGCGCCAGGTTCGGGTAGGCTCTCGGTTCTTCCGCTAATAATAAAACCATCCAGTCCATCTGCTCTTTCATTGGTCAATACCAAATCATAGCCCAAATCATTTCGATTACCTCCATAATGTCTCGACCACAATACTTCTCCTTTTGGGCTTAATTTCGCTATCATTACTTCAAAATCTGTACTTGTCTGCCCGCTAAGATAATAATCACTTGCATGTCCACTAACAATAATCGTACTATCTGACAACTCTACTAGTCCTGTCACCGTACCATTAAAAAACAATTCGTCATCTTTTCGCCATTCTTCAAAAGTATGTTTATTGAGTTTGATGATAGTAC from Chitinophagales bacterium encodes:
- a CDS encoding HIT family protein — encoded protein: MSSIFSKIIAGEIPCYKIAEDEHHFAFLDIFPVTKGHTLVVPKKEIDYFFDIQDDAMSALMVFAKKVAAAVEKTISCERIGMTVLGLEVPHAHIHLVPLDEKGVINFGKKLKLKKEEFEEIAEAIKGNF
- a CDS encoding T9SS type A sorting domain-containing protein, with product MKKIIVFVLLMYMIMPLMAQTKYFTKNYGWSDIHSGRDVNYIADNYYWLCGSFADSEVTKINSFCFQFNNNGDTLNLKTYYIDDYETIIQSSLQKKNGYLLVGDARKISTQKIASYSIMLDFDFNILSFNGLGDVIYNNRTLSATQTTDGGYLLAGEIWSDPIDVNSFYSNPYLIKLDSLGNEVWNKIYPYPYFSWFREIKVSPQGDGYYLIGTIEYRYEHGDILLLKIDEEGEVIWERTFNLGYEDWGIKMNFTMDGGFLLSGHSGLPINYGTIIKLNKHTFEEWRKDDELFFNGTVTGLVELSDSTIIVSGHASDYYLSGQTSTDFEVMIAKLSPKGEVLWSRHYGGNRNDLGYDLVLTNERADGLDGFIISGRTESLPEPGANVYLVKTNCMGLLTEPLTSFSAEQDPENPLTYHFTNHSEYVYPDSIDGGHFLWDFGDGATSEELHPSHTFAEKGESRIVTLTAIVCSDTSRFDIKVVTGEEIVGIEGVDGLPAFSFKMYPNPTSSGQVFLEYDLPKEGLLQLYDLQGKEVGNWILGIRYSQVDLDLGDFVEGMYLYRLTCGGAFLKGGKLVVE
- the greA gene encoding transcription elongation factor GreA; translated protein: MAVKYYSPEGLERLKKELHHMKTKGRAAMSKQLAEAREKGDLSENAEYDAAKEAQGLLEMKIAKLEEELGNARLLDPSRMDTSKVMILSKVKVKNLKFNKIFDYQIVSQSEANLKEGKISFSSPIATGLLGHKVGDKVDISVPAGSISFEILEITM
- a CDS encoding DUF819 family protein codes for the protein MAVIVQLFTIFLGPYIGIRLFRLFPTIKWLSPVVWSYALGIILVNIHLFSIDTQIATIISQVAVLLAIPMLLYATDLIAWFKHARNTVLSFGLCVIAGTISSALMAFVFHDFVKDTWQLSAMLVGVYTGGTPNLNAIGLALKAEESTFVLLNAADTVCGAVYILFLSSFAPTLLARFFPKFQLPKNTSSENTPIQPNNQPHSQIPTLLSFLQCFGLTSLIIAASVGTTYWVSGELENIVLIILLLTTFSVSASLLPVVRCIKGSFEIGEYLLLIFCVAIGMLADFSKLIEEGGTVLLFTASVMGLAILLHYGLALLFRIDRDTVMITSTAAIYGPVFVGQIASVINNKSLVFSGMATGLVGYAIGNYLGIGLGYWLKWCMG
- a CDS encoding PorV/PorQ family protein, with amino-acid sequence MKYINYIILFSLCAILFVADAQAGNTDRVGQAGAMELLLNPWARSSGFNSMNSATVQGIEAMRLNAGGLARMGLGSMNEESKTQVLFSSTQYLSGSGVSLSAFGFGQRMGESGVLGLNVVSMGFGEQDVTTISAPEGGTGATFEIQLVNLGVSYARSFSNSIHVGFVGRMISESIFDVTASGIAFDMGIQYVTGPQDNVHFGVSLRNIGTPLQFKGDGLSVKLPVNGGYNITVNNQADRFELPSVLNIGVGYDMHLDSADRHVLSFVGNFTSNAFNKDYLGAGISYTYNKRFSVRAAYRYEDGIDGDLDFTQRTSEFTGLSAGVSVEVPIKEGGSSIGFDYAYRGTASYNNNHTIGVRLNL